Proteins from a genomic interval of Rhodothermales bacterium:
- a CDS encoding efflux RND transporter periplasmic adaptor subunit: MSRPQPWQWAGGVLLVAVLGLLMYGFWPQLTGAADEAGPERPESEGSSRRANVDVQIIEPRDFVLRAEATGHLRPWRATKVSAEASGRVVARPHEEGDFVRQGTVLLQMDFREQEIALAEAESELLKAQSEFATFTAFRSDVEVDSSAVRIAREQFANAVQAREEGQITERELTQARRTLDIALLRAGNRRSEVEAVVSGLAQAESRAARARLNLERMQVVAPFSGFIADIEVEVGQRIGAGQELLQLLQTSRMRVQVDVLESDLARISRGGTARVRIPALDDEVVQGRVHAINPSVDPDKGTGRITVALDNSSGRLVSGLFAYVELEAGRLADRVVVPTEALLVRQGRDLVFLVDGGRAKWTYVTVGRRSGDAVEIVEPLVAGDSLAVSGHHALSHDAAVRVEKVVAHAQ; the protein is encoded by the coding sequence ATGAGCAGACCCCAACCCTGGCAGTGGGCCGGCGGCGTCCTCCTGGTCGCAGTCCTTGGCCTTCTGATGTACGGCTTCTGGCCACAACTGACCGGTGCGGCTGATGAGGCGGGTCCGGAGCGGCCGGAATCCGAAGGCTCCTCCAGACGCGCCAATGTCGACGTGCAGATCATCGAGCCGCGCGATTTCGTGCTTCGTGCCGAAGCCACCGGTCACCTGCGCCCGTGGCGGGCTACCAAAGTCAGCGCCGAAGCGTCCGGCCGGGTAGTCGCGAGACCGCATGAGGAGGGTGACTTCGTGCGTCAGGGCACCGTTCTCCTGCAAATGGACTTCAGAGAGCAGGAAATCGCGCTGGCCGAGGCAGAGAGCGAGCTACTCAAGGCCCAGAGCGAGTTCGCAACATTCACCGCGTTTCGCTCTGATGTCGAGGTCGACTCCAGCGCCGTGCGCATCGCCCGGGAGCAGTTCGCGAACGCGGTGCAAGCGCGCGAAGAGGGTCAGATCACCGAACGAGAATTGACCCAGGCTCGTCGCACTCTCGACATCGCCTTGCTCCGTGCGGGAAATAGGCGCTCGGAAGTCGAAGCGGTCGTGTCCGGGCTCGCTCAGGCAGAAAGCCGCGCCGCCCGGGCCCGCCTCAACCTGGAGCGCATGCAGGTGGTGGCTCCATTCTCCGGATTCATCGCAGACATCGAGGTGGAGGTGGGCCAGCGCATCGGGGCGGGACAGGAACTGCTGCAGCTGCTCCAGACCTCCCGGATGCGCGTCCAGGTGGATGTCCTGGAGTCGGACCTGGCGCGTATCAGCCGTGGCGGGACGGCCCGCGTTCGCATCCCCGCACTGGACGATGAGGTCGTGCAGGGCCGTGTCCATGCCATAAATCCAAGCGTCGATCCAGACAAGGGTACCGGGCGCATCACGGTTGCCCTCGACAATTCTTCCGGCCGCCTGGTTTCCGGGCTGTTTGCCTACGTGGAACTGGAGGCCGGTCGTCTCGCAGACCGCGTAGTCGTGCCGACCGAGGCCTTGCTTGTGCGCCAGGGCAGGGACCTGGTTTTCCTGGTCGATGGTGGGCGCGCCAAGTGGACCTACGTCACGGTGGGTCGGCGCTCCGGCGACGCCGTGGAGATCGTCGAGCCACTCGTGGCCGGCGATTCACTGGCCGTGTCGGGACACCACGCACTCTCCCACGATGCCGCTGTGCGCGTGGAAAAGGTAGTAGCGCACGCCCAATGA